One window from the genome of Cucumis melo cultivar AY chromosome 10, USDA_Cmelo_AY_1.0, whole genome shotgun sequence encodes:
- the LOC103489547 gene encoding cytochrome P450 71B26-like, translating into MYYYIVEMMMMNSIFIWFPLLFLLTSLLLLKTKKLIHSNNKKLITNPPPSPPKLPLLGHLHLLGSHPHRSLCNLSRTHGPIMLLKLGSIPTVVISSATAARELFKHHDLASCSRPRLTGSGRFSYNFQDLNLSPYGVRWRELRKIFMLELFSTKRVQSFHHIREEEVSFLINSISQHSLNFSSNPIDLSDKSYSLTANITTKIAFGKSFRGGELDNQNFQKVMRRAVDAIKSFSITDFFPRFGWIVDRISGVHGKLEKSFGEMDAFFQKVVDDRMNFHNATSGNEENIVDVLLKMKRDGFQSDELILTQDCIKALIMDIFLAGVDTGAGTIVWAMVELIRNPRVMKKLQDHIRSHIKKDQVKEMDLERLPYLKMVVKEVLRLHSPAPLLLPRETTSHFKLNGYDIRPKTHLHVNVWAIGRDPECWVNPEKFFPERFMESNIDYKGQDYELLPFGGGRRICPGINMATITIELTLANLLHCFDWKLVDGMKEEDVDMEEDFGLTVAKKSPLKLVPIPYLS; encoded by the exons ATGTATTATTACATTGTtgagatgatgatgatgaatagCATTTTCATATGGTTTCCTCTCCTCTTTCTCTTaacttctcttcttcttctcaaaacaaaaaagcttATTCACAGCAACAACAAGAAGCTTATTACCAATCCTCCTCCAAGCCCTCCAAAGCTTCCTTTATTGGGTCATTTACACCTCCTTGGCTCCCACCCTCATCGCTCTTTATGCAACCTTTCACGAACACACGGTCCCATCATGCTCCTGAAACTCGGCTCCATCCCCACTGTCGTCATCTCTTCCGCAACAGCCGCAAGAGAGCTCTTCAAACACCACGATCTCGCATCTTGCAGCCGCCCTCGCTTAACGGGAAGTGGAAGATTTTCCTACAACTTTCAAGACCTGAATTTATCCCCATATGGCGTGCGTTGGAGAGAGCTTCGAAAGATTTTCATGCTCGAGCTCTTTAGTACTAAACGAGTGCAATCATTTCATCATATTAGAGAAGAGGAAGTGAGTTTTCTCATAAACTCAATCTCTCAACACTCCTTAAACTTTTCTTCAAATCCAATTGATTTGAGTGACAAAAGCTATTCTCTTACTGCCAATATTACAACAAAAATTGCTTTTGGGAAGAGCTTTAGAGGGGGTGAATTAGataaccaaaattttcaaaaggtTATGCGTAGAGCAGTTGACGCCATCAAAAGCTTTTCGATTACCGATTTCTTTCCGAGATTCGGTTGGATTGTTGATCGAATCAGTGGTGTCCATGGGAAGTTGGAGAAGAGCTTTGGTGAGATGGATGCTTTTTTTCAAAAGGTAGTTGATGATCGTATGAACTTCCACAATGCAACTTCTGGAAATGAAGAAAACATTGTCGATGTTCTGTTGAAAATGAAGAGAGATGGCTTTCAATCTGATGAACTCATCCTTACTCAAGATTGCATTAAAGCACTAATCATG GATATTTTTCTAGCAGGAGTAGACACAGGAGCAGGCACCATTGTTTGGGCAATGGTAGAGCTAATTAGAAACCCAAGAGTAATGAAAAAGCTACAAGATCATATCAGAAGCCACATAAAAAAAGATCAAGTAAAAGAAATGGACCTCGAAAGGCTTCCATATCTAAAAATGGTAGTGAAAGAGGTTCTAAGGTTGCATTCACCAGCCCCACTTCTCCTTCCAAGAGAAACCACGTCCCATTTTAAGCTCAATGGCTATGATATACGTCCCAAGACTCATCTTCATGTCAATGTATGGGCCATTGGACGAGATCCAGAGTGTTGGGTTAACCCTGAAAAGTTTTTTCCAGAAAGGTTTATGGAAAGTAATATTGATTATAAAGGACAGGACTATGAGTTATTACCTTTTGGAGGTGGTAGAAGAATTTGTCCAGGAATAAATATGGCAACCATTACGATAGAGTTGACATTGGCtaatttgttacattgttttgATTGGAAATTAGTGGAtggaatgaaagaagaagatgtaGATATGGAAGAGGATTTTGGTCTTACTGTTGCCAAAAAATCACCTCTTAAACTTGTTCCCATCCCTTACTTAAGCTAG